One Desulfobulbus oligotrophicus DNA segment encodes these proteins:
- a CDS encoding Card1-like endonuclease domain-containing protein translates to MALFHCRHCGHLREVAQEHIGKQAKCTQCREVSPIYDTLLFIEKIVEQIMVLQKELAALRQSTSPPDHLEMEVVDRPGEEYVSLQDIDIHNTTVLATSEQYAPIVDWFAQKQMQASVDQKELDTTGFFDEVALELGNEYDVFGKIGEKIRRAHTKGYTNLNFPLAQESQKNIQKITSFFSQLYTYSFIAKYFYQKKEKIAHISLQTSPAIVQFFQGSWLEWFVFIKLANILQEKQLPFSGTRRMNIRFANEDTHELDAVFLINQSILLCIECKSGEFRRDLDKLQRLRSRMQIAPEHFLLCVAGLNEEQARGLSSMYEMTVTNEKSIFEHVKQLLTCT, encoded by the coding sequence ATGGCTCTTTTTCACTGCAGACACTGCGGACATCTTCGTGAAGTTGCACAGGAACATATCGGTAAACAGGCAAAGTGTACACAGTGCCGGGAGGTCTCGCCAATTTACGACACCCTCCTCTTCATCGAGAAGATCGTTGAGCAGATTATGGTTCTGCAAAAAGAACTGGCCGCCCTGCGTCAGTCAACCAGCCCACCTGATCACCTGGAGATGGAAGTGGTTGACAGACCGGGCGAAGAGTATGTCTCGCTGCAGGATATCGATATTCATAACACCACAGTTTTGGCAACCAGCGAACAGTACGCACCGATAGTCGACTGGTTTGCGCAAAAACAGATGCAGGCCTCTGTGGATCAGAAAGAACTCGATACCACCGGTTTTTTCGATGAAGTCGCCCTTGAACTAGGCAATGAGTATGATGTTTTCGGAAAAATAGGTGAAAAGATCAGACGAGCTCATACCAAGGGATATACCAACCTCAACTTCCCCCTTGCCCAGGAAAGCCAGAAAAATATTCAGAAAATCACCAGTTTCTTTTCACAACTGTACACGTACTCTTTTATCGCCAAGTACTTTTACCAGAAAAAAGAAAAAATTGCCCATATCAGCCTGCAGACCTCACCGGCTATTGTTCAATTCTTCCAGGGTTCCTGGCTTGAGTGGTTTGTTTTTATCAAACTGGCAAACATACTCCAGGAAAAACAGCTGCCGTTTTCCGGAACACGGCGGATGAACATCCGCTTTGCCAATGAAGATACCCATGAGCTGGATGCTGTTTTTCTGATCAACCAGTCCATCCTTCTTTGCATCGAATGCAAGTCCGGAGAATTTCGTCGCGACCTCGACAAACTGCAACGCTTACGCAGCCGGATGCAGATAGCACCGGAGCACTTTCTTCTCTGTGTCGCCGGGTTGAACGAAGAGCAGGCCCGGGGGCTAAGCAGCATGTACGAGATGACAGTGACAAACGAAAAAAGTATATTTGAGCACGTCAAACAGCTGCTTACCTGCACCTGA
- a CDS encoding tetratricopeptide repeat protein, producing MKHASCLIPLRLVIAIGTCVLVLAGCAMDGGVVDPYDARARREAAGQQTGAGRTEAEAAQRDVLTPVMSSINSRIRASEKKIEEWKDIEQKTASMSLPQEKLNRIDECRSHLQHILLEYTSLKKQLQEETQVEAAQVFAGTSLLRLNQQDIEYLESGCVKFLTELKAAGQPMVIQPDPQIKAAYENHDYDQVINLYSRIAATPGQVMAAETTYQYGQALLKNYQEVEAKRVFSDLLSGIRSQKGQGELQLYLLQKVADVNFSLESFDEARKQYEELIQLSIEKGASRDEWAGLQLAALQSSALMAPEFKEYIVLLKRHLAFVPKRDGYSVAELADKFLLAYPASTLTANVNLIKRSTREQLDAWLSQGVRRVENQVEERKAADLPVVPDGQGTTAPAPQEKPFIGAAGSAASTPVVDGGGEKNLQEEYDRGVAHLQAREYDKAIECFNRLQHTALEAQARPHMQEASRLAVQDARQKAAELFVRAANSRDTDEKRKLLLSSRDLLQGALVKYPQSGLTDRVQKNLVRIEAELQAVGTGLTPRPVTSGGAYVPSSSGTGGGGGTPPASL from the coding sequence ATGAAACATGCATCTTGTTTAATACCCTTACGGTTGGTCATCGCCATCGGCACCTGCGTACTTGTTCTTGCCGGTTGTGCAATGGATGGGGGAGTGGTGGATCCTTATGATGCACGGGCCCGCCGGGAGGCGGCCGGACAGCAGACAGGGGCCGGCCGGACAGAGGCCGAAGCTGCACAGAGGGACGTGCTGACGCCGGTGATGAGTTCGATCAACAGCCGCATCAGAGCCAGTGAAAAGAAGATTGAGGAATGGAAGGACATTGAACAAAAAACCGCCTCTATGTCGCTGCCGCAGGAGAAACTGAACCGGATTGATGAGTGTCGCTCGCACCTGCAGCACATTTTACTTGAGTACACCTCCCTGAAGAAGCAGCTGCAGGAGGAAACCCAGGTTGAGGCGGCTCAGGTCTTTGCCGGCACCTCTTTACTCCGGCTTAATCAGCAGGATATTGAATATCTTGAAAGTGGCTGTGTGAAATTTTTAACTGAGCTGAAAGCAGCCGGCCAACCAATGGTTATCCAGCCTGACCCCCAAATTAAGGCTGCCTATGAAAATCATGATTATGACCAGGTCATCAATCTTTACTCGAGGATTGCTGCAACCCCGGGTCAGGTGATGGCTGCGGAAACAACGTATCAGTACGGTCAGGCTCTTCTTAAAAATTATCAGGAAGTGGAGGCGAAACGGGTTTTTTCTGATCTGTTGTCCGGGATTCGCTCACAAAAAGGGCAGGGTGAGCTGCAGTTGTATCTGTTGCAAAAGGTTGCTGATGTGAACTTCAGTTTAGAATCTTTTGATGAGGCCCGTAAACAGTATGAGGAACTGATTCAACTTTCCATTGAAAAAGGTGCAAGCCGTGATGAATGGGCTGGTCTGCAACTTGCCGCACTGCAATCATCGGCGCTGATGGCGCCTGAATTTAAAGAGTATATCGTACTGCTTAAGAGACACCTTGCCTTTGTTCCCAAACGTGATGGGTACAGTGTTGCTGAACTTGCGGATAAGTTTTTGCTTGCCTATCCGGCATCAACACTGACAGCAAACGTCAACCTTATAAAACGTTCCACTCGAGAGCAGCTGGATGCCTGGTTGAGTCAGGGTGTCAGGCGGGTGGAAAACCAGGTTGAGGAACGAAAGGCTGCTGATCTGCCGGTGGTTCCGGATGGGCAGGGAACAACTGCACCAGCCCCGCAGGAAAAACCGTTTATTGGTGCTGCGGGTTCGGCTGCGAGTACACCTGTTGTTGACGGCGGTGGCGAAAAAAATCTGCAGGAGGAGTACGATCGGGGGGTTGCCCATCTGCAGGCCAGGGAATATGACAAGGCGATTGAATGCTTCAATCGACTGCAACACACAGCTTTGGAAGCGCAGGCCCGACCTCACATGCAGGAGGCTTCTCGACTTGCAGTCCAGGATGCACGGCAGAAGGCTGCGGAGTTATTCGTTCGCGCCGCCAACAGCCGGGATACGGATGAAAAGCGAAAGCTTCTGCTGTCATCAAGGGATCTGTTGCAGGGTGCTCTGGTCAAATACCCGCAGTCCGGCCTGACCGACAGGGTACAGAAGAACCTTGTCCGGATCGAGGCTGAGCTGCAAGCCGTTGGGACTGGTTTGACGCCAAGGCCGGTAACCAGCGGTGGTGCTTATGTCCCGTCGAGCTCTGGAACCGGCGGGGGAGGTGGAACTCCGCCGGCATCACTGTAG